One Dethiosulfovibrio faecalis genomic window carries:
- the pduL gene encoding phosphate propanoyltransferase, whose product MAISRELVDKIVSEILQSLPESRVEHDPALVVAGVSNRHVHLSRNDGDRLFGSGHELTPIKDLRQPGQFACKETVTLATAGGVLESVRVLGPYRKATQVEISASDARRLRIKAPLVKSGSDLPCDPVTLIGPADSMTVEVGVGIAWRHLHLTPPRAAELSLKDGQEVSVEVPGDRGIVFSRVWVRVGDSMEVEFHVDVDEANSCGLSTGDMVRVLGS is encoded by the coding sequence ATGGCGATTTCGAGAGAGCTGGTGGACAAAATAGTCAGCGAGATCCTCCAGAGCTTGCCCGAGTCGCGTGTCGAGCACGATCCGGCTCTCGTCGTGGCCGGGGTCAGCAATCGCCACGTTCATCTTTCTCGGAATGACGGCGATAGGCTTTTCGGTTCCGGTCATGAGCTTACTCCCATCAAGGATCTACGTCAGCCCGGACAGTTCGCCTGCAAGGAAACGGTTACCTTGGCCACAGCAGGAGGGGTTTTGGAATCGGTGCGTGTCCTTGGTCCCTACCGTAAGGCTACCCAGGTGGAGATCTCTGCGTCCGACGCCAGGCGGCTCAGGATAAAGGCTCCCCTGGTAAAAAGCGGATCCGATCTTCCCTGTGATCCCGTCACGTTAATTGGGCCCGCCGATTCCATGACGGTAGAAGTAGGGGTGGGCATAGCCTGGAGACACCTGCATCTCACTCCTCCCAGAGCGGCGGAACTATCCCTGAAGGACGGGCAGGAAGTGTCGGTGGAGGTGCCGGGAGACAGAGGGATCGTCTTCAGCCGTGTCTGGGTGAGGGTTGGCGATTCTATGGAGGTAGAGTTCCACGTGGACGTGGACGAAGCTAATTCCTGCGGTCTTTCCACCGGCGATATGGTCAGGGTACTCGGATCATGA
- a CDS encoding BMC domain-containing protein, with amino-acid sequence MGQEALGLIETRGLVAAIEGADAMVKAANVVLIGQRLSGAGLVTVMVRGDVGAVKAAVDAGCAAASRIGEVVSTHVIPRPHMDTEKILPAGGVDILSASND; translated from the coding sequence ATGGGACAGGAAGCATTGGGATTGATCGAAACTAGAGGTCTCGTAGCAGCCATAGAGGGAGCGGACGCGATGGTCAAGGCCGCCAACGTCGTCCTAATAGGCCAGAGGCTCAGCGGAGCCGGATTGGTGACCGTGATGGTGCGAGGCGACGTGGGAGCGGTAAAAGCCGCGGTGGATGCCGGTTGCGCCGCGGCGAGCAGAATCGGAGAGGTCGTCTCCACTCACGTGATCCCCAGGCCTCACATGGACACGGAGAAGATCCTTCCAGCCGGAGGAGTAGATATCCTCTCCGCATCGAACGACTAG
- a CDS encoding BMC domain-containing protein has protein sequence MNEPRTAMGFIETVGLVAAIAAADGALKSANVKLIGRENSRGDGMVTVKIAGDVGAVKAAISAAKAAVEPFGTVVSAQMIPRPAVGFGPVMAYNDDTKSAADWLFEVAPGETTGKVATVDGTPSIGEKDRWEADMENASRVRTKERRKASSRKKSSSSKEGVSKESQQGKPGGRRRRKTSSNKGTAKTDVPDSIENGTEEKKAEIKKVEESPKMKADSEGNSKTEVGKSRKTENEKFQDKTSDDASGPVEG, from the coding sequence ATGAACGAACCTAGAACGGCTATGGGTTTTATCGAAACCGTCGGTCTCGTTGCGGCCATCGCTGCGGCCGACGGGGCCCTTAAGAGCGCCAACGTGAAATTGATCGGTAGAGAGAATTCCAGAGGAGACGGTATGGTCACGGTGAAGATCGCCGGAGACGTCGGAGCGGTCAAGGCGGCCATATCGGCGGCGAAGGCCGCGGTAGAGCCCTTCGGAACTGTGGTGTCCGCTCAGATGATCCCTCGCCCCGCTGTCGGGTTCGGACCGGTGATGGCCTATAACGACGATACCAAATCGGCGGCGGACTGGCTCTTTGAGGTGGCTCCCGGTGAAACTACCGGTAAGGTCGCGACTGTCGATGGAACCCCCTCGATAGGGGAAAAAGACCGATGGGAGGCGGACATGGAAAACGCCTCTCGGGTAAGGACGAAGGAACGCAGAAAGGCGAGTAGCCGTAAAAAGTCGAGCTCCTCTAAAGAAGGGGTATCCAAGGAATCCCAACAGGGTAAACCCGGTGGAAGAAGACGCAGAAAAACCTCTTCCAACAAAGGAACGGCGAAGACCGATGTCCCCGATTCTATCGAAAATGGAACGGAAGAAAAGAAGGCAGAGATAAAAAAGGTCGAGGAATCGCCAAAGATGAAGGCTGATTCCGAGGGGAATTCCAAGACGGAAGTCGGTAAGTCTCGAAAAACGGAGAACGAGAAATTTCAGGATAAAACCTCCGACGACGCCTCCGGGCCCGTCGAAGGATAA
- a CDS encoding glycerol dehydratase reactivase beta/small subunit family protein: MSCLRIGDDDRPAIHLYVSPETEDSAVSLVAAGAEEEGIPLRWIFGKGSASDLAKEGSLSSPLQVGAGLDSQGIAVTFATYRERRAYLEESFEGFDRSLLLRWLGQAAARFVKKEPLPEWRCRSNQESDRSSGEDGIEAIVAQVLKSLKRTEAMHR, from the coding sequence ATGTCCTGTTTGAGGATAGGCGATGACGACAGGCCCGCGATCCACCTTTACGTGTCTCCCGAGACGGAGGATTCCGCCGTCTCTCTGGTGGCGGCCGGAGCGGAAGAGGAAGGAATACCCCTCCGTTGGATCTTCGGAAAGGGATCGGCCTCGGATCTGGCCAAAGAGGGCAGCCTGTCCTCTCCTCTTCAGGTAGGAGCGGGGCTGGATTCTCAGGGAATAGCGGTGACCTTCGCCACCTACAGAGAGCGAAGAGCTTATCTGGAGGAGAGTTTCGAGGGGTTCGATCGGTCGCTGCTCCTTCGATGGCTGGGACAGGCCGCAGCCAGATTCGTGAAAAAAGAGCCTCTGCCGGAGTGGAGATGCAGGTCGAACCAGGAATCCGACCGATCATCCGGCGAGGATGGGATCGAAGCCATTGTGGCTCAGGTATTGAAGAGCCTTAAGAGGACGGAGGCGATGCACCGATGA